A genomic segment from Malus domestica chromosome 05, GDT2T_hap1 encodes:
- the LOC103445827 gene encoding exopolygalacturonase → MGMGLIISSLGRSFLLFFSLVWVTEALDQAKYFNVRNYGAVEGGEADNSKAFLEAWKEACQWNGRARVVVPRGTFKLYPVIFSGPCNGPIAFLIEGTLRASIDPSTFSTDSWINFRYINQLVVTGGGTLDGQGASAWHLNNCKTNPQCQALPISMSFDFITNARVEYIKSYDSKNAHFKIFGCHNMDFRKIKVSAPADSPNTDGIKIGSSYRIRIARSTIATGDDCVAVVTGSKKIHISKVVCGPGHGISIGSLGGHDKEDAVVGVVVKNCTFLGTENGVRIKTWASPYTSKASNFTFQDIFMDDVLNPITIDQEYCPNPPCHQQTSSNVQISDVTYKNIWGTSSSEVAVSLRCSKSRPCKNVVLDIIKLSPSNPRERLSSFCFYAKGASYGLQAPPSCL, encoded by the exons atgggTATGGGTTTGATCATATCTTCTCTAGGTAGGTCCTTCTTGTTATTTTTCTCATTGGTATGGGTAACAGAAGCTCTGGATCAAGCCAAGTATTTCAATGTGAGGAATTATGGAGCTGTTGAAGGTGGAGAAGCTGATAACAGCAAG GCATTTCTGGAAGCATGGAAAGAAGCATGTCAATGGAACGGAAGGGCACGGGTTGTGGTTCCCAGAGGTACATTCAAGTTGTATCCAGTGATATTCTCAGGTCCATGCAATGGTCCGATCGCCTTTCTGATTGAGGGGACTTTGAGGGCTTCAATTGATCCATCAACATTTAGTACTGACAGTTGGATAAACTTCCGGTACATCAATCAGTTGGTAGTGACCGGAGGCGGTACCTTGGACGGCCAAGGAGCCTCGGCTTGGCATCTGAACAACTGCAAAACCAATCCCCAATGCCAGGCTCTTCCTATT TCTATGAGTTTTGACTTCATCACAAACGCAAGAGTTGAATACATAAAATCATACGACAGCAAGAATGCCCATTTCAAAATTTTCGGATGCCACAACATGGACTTCAGGAAAATCAAAGTCTCAGCTCCAGCAGACAGCCCGAACACCGATGGCATTAAGATCGGAAGCTCATACCGAATTAGAATCGCACGTTCCACAATCGCAACGGGCGATGACTGCGTAGCAGTGGTGACCGGAAGTAAGAAAATCCACATTTCTAAAGTTGTGTGCGGTCCCGGGCATGGAATCAGCATCGGAAGTCTAGGAGGGCATGACAAAGAAGACGCTGTGGTAGGAGTGGTGGTGAAAAACTGCACATTTTTGGGAACGGAGAATGGTGTGAGGATCAAAACTTGGGCTTCTCCTTATACCAGCAAGGCTTCGAATTTTACGTTCCAAGACATTTTTATGGATGATGTTCTGAATCCCATTACAATCGATCAAGAATATTGCCCCAACCCTCCTTGCCATCAACAG ACTTCTTCGAACGTGCAAATCAGCGACGTTACATACAAAAACATATGGGGAACTTCCTCGTCGGAAGTAGCCGTAAGTCTCCGATGCAGCAAAAGCAGGCCATGCAAGAACGTAGTGCTGGACATCATCAAGTTGTCCCCTTCCAATCCCAGAGAACGTTTGAGTTCCTTCTGCTTTTATGCAAAAGGAGCCTCTTATGGCTTACAAGCCCCTCCATCTTGCTTATAG